Proteins found in one Dermacentor silvarum isolate Dsil-2018 chromosome 8, BIME_Dsil_1.4, whole genome shotgun sequence genomic segment:
- the LOC125947448 gene encoding uncharacterized protein LOC125947448, producing MAAFREFIRIWRKYGAARGQTDVRGHWLMRRNMWLPMLCVLFALAEAQKTRSPISAHGVQYVNDQPESPYRVIYDDAPRFALHGGLKPGNVRSVRYHSLQAQEQRPYLHTSHIIPATAVSLQGGVKADVEQSRNKQEQPAFVPSPAGSTRGGCRRSIATRVSSRIVVWIRGTPAHPTTRSFWWHYG from the exons ATGGCCGCCTTCCGGGAGTTCATTCGCATTTGGAGAAAATACGGTGCTGCGCGCGGACAGACGGACGTACGCGGACATTGGCTTATGCGCCGAAACATG TGGCTTCCAATGTTGTGCGTGCTTTTCGCACTGGCGGAGGCACAGAAAACGCGATCACCAATTTCAGCCCATGGCGTCCAGTACGTGAACGACCAG CCTGAGAGCCCTTACCGTGTGATATACGACGATGCCCCAAGGTTCGCCTTACATGGCGGTCTCAAGCCTGGCAACGTCAGGAGTGTGCGATACCACTCTCTTCAAGCGCAAGAGCAGAGGCCGTATCTGCACACGAGTCACATTATTCCAGCCACCGCAGTGTCCCTCCAGGGCGGGGTAAAAGCAGACGTTGAGCAGAGCCGCAACAAGCAAGAGCAACCAGCATTCGTCCCTTCACCAGCAGGGAGCACCAGGGGTGGGTGTCGGCGATCAATCGCAACTCGTGTATCCTCAAGGATCGTTGTCTGGATACGCGGTACCCCAGCACATCCTACAACAAGGAGTTTCTGGTGGCACTACGGCTGA